From the genome of Deinococcus sp. JMULE3, one region includes:
- a CDS encoding phosphatase PAP2 family protein: MESLWLMITNLGRDEVFIVVLALFTWLVRPQGGRELGVAFALSYLLNSALKYGLNLPRPFTNDPSVASEAARATAGGPGLPSGHSQMSATLWLGIAAQLRSTVFTVFAAVLVAVIAASRLLLNVHYPSDVVVGLLLGVGFALLAARVHFPQAGALRWGVPTALLVVAALIPAGAPREFGTGLGLLAGFWAARPTFAPPRDWAGRVIVAVLGLVMVFAVYFALGALPQELKDMGVVRALRYGLLVLVATEGVPLALRRWLPAQVGAAQGAPQVVH; the protein is encoded by the coding sequence ATGGAATCGCTGTGGTTGATGATCACGAACCTGGGTCGTGACGAGGTGTTCATCGTGGTGCTGGCGCTGTTCACGTGGCTGGTGAGGCCGCAGGGTGGGCGGGAGCTGGGCGTGGCGTTCGCCCTGAGTTACCTGCTGAATTCCGCGCTGAAGTACGGCCTGAACCTGCCGCGTCCCTTCACGAACGATCCGTCGGTGGCGTCCGAGGCGGCGCGGGCGACGGCGGGCGGCCCGGGCCTGCCGAGCGGGCACTCGCAGATGAGCGCGACGCTGTGGCTGGGGATCGCGGCGCAGCTGCGCTCGACGGTCTTCACGGTGTTCGCCGCCGTGCTGGTGGCGGTGATCGCGGCGTCGCGCCTGCTGTTGAACGTGCACTACCCCAGTGACGTGGTGGTGGGCCTGCTGCTGGGCGTTGGATTCGCGCTGCTGGCGGCGCGCGTGCACTTCCCGCAGGCGGGGGCGCTGCGCTGGGGCGTTCCGACGGCGCTGCTGGTCGTCGCGGCGCTGATTCCGGCGGGTGCCCCGCGGGAGTTCGGGACGGGCCTGGGGCTGCTAGCGGGCTTCTGGGCGGCGCGGCCCACCTTCGCCCCGCCGCGTGACTGGGCCGGGCGCGTGATCGTGGCGGTGCTGGGTCTGGTGATGGTGTTCGCGGTGTACTTCGCGCTGGGCGCGCTGCCGCAGGAACTCAAGGACATGGGCGTGGTGCGCGCCCTGCGGTACGGTCTGCTGGTGCTGGTCGCGACCGAGGGTGTGCCGCTGGCGCTGCGCCGCTGGCTGCCTGCCCAGGTGGGTGCCGCGCAGGGGGCGCCGCAGGTCGTACACTGA
- a CDS encoding ABC transporter ATP-binding protein, with amino-acid sequence MTVPQADVLRAVQHNSPNALELRGITKRFPLVLANDNISMQVKWGSVHALCGENGAGKSTLMKIVYGIQPPTSGEIVVDGETVNLSDPSEAIKRGIGMVFQHFMLVETLTVTENVILGMEPTSGGSINYGAARKRVADLIKQFNFDLNPDAIVGELPVGLQQKVEILKTLYRGARILILDEPTAVLTPSETDELFDFLVNQYARSGNAVVFISHKLHEVLQISDTISVIRDGKMIGSIPTQGATTETLARMMVGRDVTLKVNKAPAQPGEVALNVQNVVVKGEHRNAVDGVSFQVRAGEIVGIAGVEGNGQSELVEAITGLQTYQGQITYLGKPARGVREVEASGLSHVPEDRNERGLVLEMTTAENFILGEHDRAPFAGPLGILKQDVIEQNARTLSEQYDVRPRSATLPAGSYSGGNAQKIIVAREMRKGPKILVASQPTRGVDIGAIEFIHSRIVEARDQGLAVLLVSADLGEVMNLADRILVMYEGKVVGEVNAANATETQLGLLMTGSGGDTTTTQASW; translated from the coding sequence ATGACTGTTCCACAGGCCGACGTTCTGCGCGCCGTTCAGCACAACTCCCCGAACGCGCTGGAGTTGCGCGGCATCACCAAACGTTTCCCGCTCGTGCTCGCCAACGACAACATCTCCATGCAGGTCAAGTGGGGCAGCGTCCACGCCCTGTGCGGCGAGAACGGCGCGGGCAAGAGCACCCTGATGAAGATCGTGTACGGCATCCAGCCCCCCACCAGCGGCGAGATCGTCGTGGACGGCGAGACCGTGAACCTCAGCGACCCCAGCGAGGCCATCAAGCGCGGCATCGGCATGGTCTTCCAGCACTTCATGCTCGTCGAGACGCTGACCGTCACCGAGAACGTCATCCTGGGCATGGAACCCACCAGCGGCGGCTCAATCAACTACGGCGCGGCCCGTAAACGCGTCGCGGACCTCATCAAGCAGTTCAACTTCGACCTGAACCCCGACGCCATCGTCGGCGAACTGCCCGTCGGCCTGCAGCAGAAGGTCGAGATCCTCAAGACCCTGTACCGCGGCGCCCGCATCCTGATCCTCGACGAACCCACCGCCGTGCTGACCCCCAGCGAAACGGACGAACTGTTCGACTTCCTGGTCAACCAGTACGCCAGGAGCGGCAACGCCGTCGTGTTCATCAGCCACAAGCTGCACGAGGTGCTGCAGATCAGCGACACCATCAGCGTCATCCGCGACGGCAAGATGATCGGCTCGATCCCCACCCAGGGCGCCACCACCGAAACCCTGGCCCGCATGATGGTCGGCCGCGACGTCACCCTGAAAGTCAACAAGGCCCCCGCCCAGCCCGGCGAGGTCGCCCTGAACGTGCAGAACGTCGTCGTGAAGGGCGAGCACCGCAACGCCGTGGACGGCGTGAGCTTCCAGGTGCGCGCCGGGGAGATCGTCGGCATCGCGGGCGTCGAGGGCAACGGCCAGAGCGAACTCGTCGAGGCGATCACCGGCCTCCAGACGTACCAGGGTCAGATCACGTACCTCGGCAAGCCCGCGCGCGGCGTGCGCGAGGTCGAGGCCAGCGGCCTGTCCCACGTGCCCGAGGACCGCAACGAACGCGGCCTCGTCCTCGAGATGACCACCGCCGAGAACTTCATCCTGGGCGAACACGACCGCGCGCCCTTCGCCGGACCCCTCGGCATCCTCAAACAGGACGTCATCGAGCAGAACGCCCGCACTCTCAGCGAGCAGTACGACGTCCGCCCCCGCAGCGCCACCCTGCCTGCCGGGAGCTACTCCGGCGGGAACGCGCAGAAGATCATCGTCGCCCGCGAGATGCGCAAGGGCCCCAAGATCCTCGTCGCCAGCCAGCCCACCCGCGGCGTGGACATCGGCGCGATTGAATTCATCCACTCCCGCATCGTCGAGGCGCGCGACCAGGGCCTCGCCGTGCTGCTCGTCAGCGCCGACCTCGGCGAAGTCATGAACCTCGCCGACCGCATCCTCGTCATGTACGAAGGCAAGGTCGTCGGTGAGGTGAACGCCGCGAACGCCACCGAAACCCAGCTGGGCCTCCTGATGACCGGCAGCGGCGGCGACACCACCACCACCCAGGCCAGCTGGTAA